In Scheffersomyces stipitis CBS 6054 chromosome 7, complete sequence, the DNA window GATTCCGAAAACGAACTTGATGCAGATGTAGCAGAGCTTCCAAAGGTCGTTAGAGAAATTGTTCCTTTGGAAGATGATCCATCTACTCCGGTTATGACGTTTCGTTActtcttgctttctttcatttttatCATACCAGGTGCCTTCATCTCTACCATGAATTCATATCGTACAACTTCAGCTGCCTACTCCATTTtttttgttcaaattgCTTCACATTGGGTAGGAAAGTGGTTAGCAAGAGTTCTTCCCCACAAAAAGGTTAAAATTGGCAGGTTTAGTTTCAACTTAAACCCAGGTCCTTGGTCTATTAAAGAAACAGCAATGGTAACAATCACAGCAAGCAGTGGTGCTACTGGAAACCAAGGTACAAGTGCTCTCTCGTTAGCTGAAATTTACTATGGTGAGAAGGTCAATGCAGCAGTTGCACTTTTCTACATGTGGGCAATTGTCTTTGTTGGTTATTCATATGCTGCAATTGCGAGaaatttcttgttgtacGATCCTCAGTTTGTGTGGCCTCAAGCACTTATGCAAACTACTTTATTTCAAACGCAGAAGAGATCTGATGCAGATTCGAAATTAGGTTCCAAACAAATGAAGGTATTCTTTGCTGTGCTAATTGGGGTAACTGTCTGGGAATTCTTTCCGGAGTTCATTTTCCCAATGACCTCTTCGCTAGCCTTTTTATGTTGGGTAGCACCAAGAAATAAAACGGCAAATTTTATTGGATCTGGACTCGGTGGAATGGGGTTCCTTAATTTGACTTTGGATTGGTCCAATATTACTTCTTCCATCATGTTATCACCCTATTGGATTCAAGTTATCCAATTCCTTGcttttgttgttggagcTTGGATTTTAATTCCTGCTGCAAAGTGGGGAAatctttcaaatttcaagTATGGATTAATGTCAAATAGTCTTTTTATGTCTAATGGTACTTCTTATCCAACGAGTCAGCTCTTGACAGCTGATTTCAGATTAAACGAGACCGCCTATGCAGAGCTTGGAAAAGTTCACATTGGTGCTCAGAGAGCATGGAACATGTTTTTTGATTATGCTTCATACATTAGTGGTATTATATGGGTAGTGGTATTCGGCTACGATACTCTTGGAAactctttcaagaaattaattgcttctttcaaagACCGAAAATCAAATAAGGGTGCACTTTCTATTAACTTACAGTATACCGACAGATTGAATAAACTACAATCAAAATACAACGAAGTTCCGTTATACTGGTATGTTGTGCTATTTTTGGCATCTTTCATAACATTACTTGTTATTTTTGCTACTGGTCAACTCTTCATGCCGTGGTGGTGTTTATTAGTTGGGTTGGGATTTGGTTCCATTATTGTTACTCCTTTGGCTTGGTTGTATGCTCTTTCCAATTTCCAACTTGCAATAGGTACATTTAACGAACTCCTATACGGATACATGGTTCAGAATTCTTCAGTGAGGCATCCAGCTGGGGCCGTCACCTACGGCGCAATTGCAGGTGATGCTTGGTATAGAGCTCAATACATTTTGCAGGATCAAAAGATTGCCCATTACATGCACTTACCACCTAAAGCAGTGTTTTTCTCACAAATATTCGGAGAATTGATTGGTGTTCCTATAAATTATGCTGCATTGAGATGGGTCTTAAGTTCCAAGAGAGACTATCTTGATGGGACCAAAGTTGACCCATTACATCAATGGACTGGACAATCTATTGTCTCATACCAGACCAACGCAGTTCAATACGTGATTTTGGGACCTAAGAGATTATTTTCTAACTATCCAATGTTACCTTATGCTTTTCTTATGGGAGCTGGTGCACCATGTGTATTTTTTGCATTGCACAAACTTTTTCCAaactccaagttgaagttcagaCTTTGGAATACCACTGTTTTCTTCTCGACTTTGAGCATCTTCTTTGGTAATGTATCTACTGGCTATTTGTCCCAATTCATTGGAGGTACAATCACCATGTTCTGGGCATTCCGGTACAGACATAATTTATGGAAGAGATACAATTACTTGTTGGCAGCTGCCTGTGACACTGGGTACAACTTGGCTATTTTATtaatcttcatcttttttTCGGCTGCAAAAACTGTTTCAATGCCCAACTGGTGGGGCAATAATGCTGTCAGTATTGAGAGATGCTTCGCTCTAGAATAGTTTGCTTTAAAATAATTATAAATAGATAGGTTGATATTAAGAGTGACTGTAATAGACAAGAAAATTCATATATTTAAGTATTCTGCTGGTCTATGCTAGGGCCAAATCCATTGCGATGTTTGTGCCAGTCACAATTTTTGAACACATTGACTGTACTAGAATTTACgcaaaatttttcatcatGCTAAAGTTGAGAACGAACTTTTTTTCTTtagagaattgaaaaatctagCTTGATATCAACTGTAGATCCAAGTGAACCACGAATACAATGTCCCTTTTTAGAAAGGTGGGTATATCATGTTACCCCAATATAAGCAATTTGCAAGTCACTTCTCTTGGTGCTGTTAACCAAGTTCGTAATGCCACTAAAAAAGTTTCGGGATCCAAAACGAATAAAAATGATTCGGCTGGTAGACGCTTGGGTCCAAAGGCTCATGAAGGTAACTTCGTTAAGCCTGGACAAATTATTATGAGACAGAGAGGTAGTAAGATACATCCCGGtgaaaatgtgaaaattggaattgacCACACGATATACGCTGTAGAACCGGGATACGTTCGTTTTTACCACGATCCTTTTCATCCATTAAGAAAATATGTCGGCGTCTCTCTCAAGAAGGACTTAAACTTACCAACGCCTCATTTCTCACCTCGGGTAAGAAGGTTTGGGTACGAATTGCTAACCGAACCTTCTGAAGCtaagaaggaagaggatCACATGTCAAGAAAGGAATACACTTATCAACCGAAGTTAGAGGAAGCCTTGAAAGCTGAGAATGAACTCAAAAGCAGAATTACTTCCGAATTTGAAGACGCATTAAGAAATAAATTCAAATTAGTCTtaaatcaagaagatttgaagGTTGCATTGACAAGATTTTATGATATCTTCCAATTAGTTAAGATTGGGAAGCCCGTCGAAGATGCGAAGATTCAAGCAACATATAATTTTATTCATGATCTCAAGCTTACAGAACGAAGAGCAGAAATTTCAGCCGATGAATTTTTGTCCAAGAAGGCCTACTTCGAGAAATTTTTCTCAAGTCTTGACAGCCAGGTTACTGTTGACGTAGATGGATCATT includes these proteins:
- a CDS encoding oligopeptide transporter protein, with the translated sequence MSSSREKGSFSKTSIEKETYLPDIADEKVVDIENVHEESSDSENELDADVAELPKVVREIVPLEDDPSTPVMTFRYFLLSFIFIIPGAFISTMNSYRTTSAAYSIFFVQIASHWVGKWLARVLPHKKVKIGRFSFNLNPGPWSIKETAMVTITASSGATGNQGTSALSLAEIYYGEKVNAAVALFYMWAIVFVGYSYAAIARNFLLYDPQFVWPQALMQTTLFQTQKRSDADSKLGSKQMKVFFAVLIGVTVWEFFPEFIFPMTSSLAFLCWVAPRNKTANFIGSGLGGMGFLNLTLDWSNITSSIMLSPYWIQVIQFLAFVVGAWILIPAAKWGNLSNFKYGLMSNSLFMSNGTSYPTSQLLTADFRLNETAYAELGKVHIGAQRAWNMFFDYASYISGIIWVVVFGYDTLGNSFKKLIASFKDRKSNKGALSINLQYTDRLNKLQSKYNEVPLYWYVVLFLASFITLLVIFATGQLFMPWWCLLVGLGFGSIIVTPLAWLYALSNFQLAIGTFNELLYGYMVQNSSVRHPAGAVTYGAIAGDAWYRAQYILQDQKIAHYMHLPPKAVFFSQIFGELIGVPINYAALRWVLSSKRDYLDGTKVDPLHQWTGQSIVSYQTNAVQYVILGPKRLFSNYPMLPYAFLMGAGAPCVFFALHKLFPNSKLKFRLWNTTVFFSTLSIFFGNVSTGYLSQFIGGTITMFWAFRYRHNLWKRYNYLLAAACDTGYNLAILLIFIFFSAAKTVSMPNWWGNNAVSIERCFALE
- the MRP7 gene encoding mitochondrial large ribosomal subunit (go_component intracellular; ribosome~go_function structural constituent of ribosome~go_process protein biosynthesis) yields the protein MSLFRKVGISCYPNISNLQVTSLGAVNQVRNATKKVSGSKTNKNDSAGRRLGPKAHEGNFVKPGQIIMRQRGSKIHPGENVKIGIDHTIYAVEPGYVRFYHDPFHPLRKYVGVSLKKDLNLPTPHFSPRVRRFGYELLTEPSEAKKEEDHMSRKEYTYQPKLEEALKAENELKSRITSEFEDALRNKFKLVLNQEDLKVALTRFYDIFQLVKIGKPVEDAKIQATYNFIHDLKLTERRAEISADEFLSKKAYFEKFFSSLDSQVTVDVDGSLIAYIAEEERQSERQRISKTLHSTYSNRVLSVKERKEVESLICTPGVFDLLQRYQLRTKYTPSVVPFSVPDSVIEITDVKNPPEGVIIQKIFDEAARSTRIVGRPREVFAFRK